The genomic interval TCCATGCCGAACTGGAGGCGGATCTGGCCCGATGGAAGGGCACGGAGGCCGCCCTGGTGTTGCCCACCGGCTTCGCCGCCAACCTCGCGGTGCTGGCCACCTTGGCCACCTCGGCGGAGGTGCTCGTGGTGAGCGACGAGCTGAACCACGCGTCGATCATCGACGGCTGTCGCTTGGGTAAGGGTCGGTTGGCGATCAGCCGCCACAACGACGTGGACCATGTGGAGTCGTTGCTGGCCGCCCATGGGGGCCCCGCCCTGGTGGTCACCGACACCGTGTTCTCCATGGATGGCGATGTGGCTCCGGTGGAGGCGTTGGCGTCGGTGTGTCGCACCCACGACGCCCTCCTGGTACTCGACGAAGCCCACGCGGTCCTCGGGCCGCATCCCGACCTGGCCGAGGCGCCGTGGCAGGGGGTGGAGGTGGTTCGGGTGGGCACGCTGTCCAAGACGCTCGGGTCGCTGGGAGGATTCGTGGCCGGCAGCCAAGATGTCATCGACCTGTTGGTGAACGCGGCCCGCCCGTTCATCTTCAGCACGGCAACGAGCCCGGGCGATGCCGGAGCCGCCCTGGCGGCGCTGCGGATTCTTCGCTCGGCGGAGGGGGAGGCGCTGCTCGCAACGTTGCGTTCCCATGTGCAGGCGGTGCGGCCCGGCCATCCGTCGCCGATCATTCCCATCGTGCTGGGGGCGGAATCCGCTGCTTTGGCCGCGTCGGCGCGGCTACTCGAGCAGGGATTGCTGGTGCCGGCCATCCGTCCGCCCACGGTGGCGCCCGGCACCAGTCGCCTGCGGGTGGCGCTCTCCGCCGCCCATTCCCACGATCAGGTGGAGCGCCTCGTGAAGGCGCTCGCCGATCTGTAGGCCGCCATGCTGATCGTGTGTGTGGGTACAGCCACCGAGGTGGGCAAGACCTGGGTAGGGGCGGCCACGCTGCGTTCGTTGCGCGCTC from Acidimicrobiia bacterium carries:
- a CDS encoding 8-amino-7-oxononanoate synthase — its product is MTTWGRRVSERLEGIRRADQWRSIRTLDGRLPEALFDGRSVVSFASNDYLGLANHPGVAAAARDAIARWGTGSGASRLVVGGRPIHAELEADLARWKGTEAALVLPTGFAANLAVLATLATSAEVLVVSDELNHASIIDGCRLGKGRLAISRHNDVDHVESLLAAHGGPALVVTDTVFSMDGDVAPVEALASVCRTHDALLVLDEAHAVLGPHPDLAEAPWQGVEVVRVGTLSKTLGSLGGFVAGSQDVIDLLVNAARPFIFSTATSPGDAGAALAALRILRSAEGEALLATLRSHVQAVRPGHPSPIIPIVLGAESAALAASARLLEQGLLVPAIRPPTVAPGTSRLRVALSAAHSHDQVERLVKALADL